Part of the Debaryomyces hansenii CBS767 chromosome C complete sequence genome is shown below.
ACTAACGACTCGTACGGGCGCAAATTAGTACTAATCGAAATTGTAGTAGGCTTTTCTCTATTTGGCTTTTTCCACAAGAGATCATACGTAGCGTCCTGAACAACATGATCGACTTCAAACGGCAAGTTTGGATATTGTAGTTGATCAGTCCAATCATAGGGTAACAAATTCGAAGTGGACAACAATGTACTCACCGAGTCAGTTGGAAAGGTACCATTATTAGGGGCAGGTATTAAATCCAAGGTATcacaaattaaattatatacttCAGTATTAGGGAAGggttttattttattgttataATGAGATTCTGGTAACTTTTCACGGAAATATGGACCGCTACCCAAAAACAAGGCTCTCATTAATAACTCTGTGTTATTGTATCCATGTACACCTTTTGGCCTATAATCAAAATTGCTGTCTTCCATTTGTTTCTTTGTAGTGACAACATAACCAACATCCGGGATTATCCATATTGGAGCTAATctataattgaatttatgttcaatttcttttccaCCAAACTGCCATTCTTTTGGCATCCCATCAGTTCTAAGTATACTATAATGATCTCTTAATTGAGGATCgatcttttcaatattcttcattatctcattttgaatatcgTCTATAGAATATTCGGGTAATGGTCGTAAACCAAAAAGCGGCCAACCGTCCACATGCTCGATCATTTTTAAGTCAATCACATCATCTAAATAGATAAGTCTATTATTGGATGTTGGTGCCATGCCATGGTCACTAActataatcaaattcacGATGTCATttaaatttcttttcttcaactcCATTTGCATCAAATCCACGAAGTCATCTACGTATGTCAATGCTTTCTTAAGCTCCGTACCATTAATTCCAAACTTATGACCAAATTGATCAATAGTAGGTACATAagttaaaattaattcaggTCTCAATTCAATGTCTTCCTTATCTAGCCAATTCATGACACGATAAActtttgaagataaaacTTCCGAGCCATTATATCTATCCACTTCTAGTGGACCCCCTCCAATCCCTACGCCATTTACCTCACTTCCTGGCCACATATGTATTGCGGACTTTACTCCCTGTTTAAATGCTGTTGACCATATAGGCTCACCACCTTGCCAAAAATCTGGATCCAATCCCCCTTGCTTTGGGTTAGTATTAACAAACTGCTTGTTTAGTTTTGGATCGAAAAATGTGTTCCCAACAATGCCATGCTCAGATGGGTATAATCCTGTTACCAATGTCCAATGGTTAGGGAAAGTAGAAGATGGAAATGAAGGGATCATGTACGGAGCACCGTAATCATTAAGCATCATTTCATGTAAAGTTGGGGTTAATAGTGGATTAATATAATGAGGATGGAACCCGTCTAATGATATGACTACGGTAGTAGGATAGAAATCGTTGGTTGAATTCGACAAGACTCTCTTattgtttgattttgagTTCATCAACGAATCCTTATTTGCTCTAGAGAAACAAAATGCaataatcatcaaaattaaaatcgTCGCAATACCCATTGCAATTGACTTCTTGATCCTATTGTATAAAAGATCGATTTTGTAATCTCTTAAAGCCCTCCCTTGTCTACCATCCTGAATCGAACGTCTATCTCTGATTTCATCGATTTCTGTGTCGTCAGCATTGAGCATTTCATAATTTCTCAAATAATTAGACTTAGAAGGCTTGAAGTATGATGCTAGACGTGCCATCAACGAATCTTGCCTATTGAAActatcaacaaattcataatccaaattatcaattgatttagcACTATCATCATCTCGAGTCATACTGGACTCTTCCTGTAATTGCTGATTAAATATAACATCGTCCGCCTCATCAAGGTCCGTAATAGGTATATCCACAGGATGGGGCTGTCCGTGATTGTCCAGCATGATCACATATAATTTACCTATCTATTTGGCTATACCGTAAGctagaattatttttattcttatattttcattgaaaCACGTGAACAATGATTTGCTTATCAGTTCAAGATGAAGTGTATTAACGATATAATAAGTATATATACTGGACAGAAACTCTTCTTTGCGAATGCAAGAAGCTTATCACAACCTGTCGACATTTGCCTGAGGTCGTTTTGTCTTGTTTTGTAGTAAGTAGACTTTGACTCTCAATGTCATAATATCATCAGGTTTTAGATCATTTCTAGTCAAGACTGCACCACATCCATCCACGGGACATTTATTATGATTACTGAGGTAATCAGTTATagtatcttcttcaaatatatggCCACACTTCTTTGAAACCAACGGGGTGTGGAAATAATTAAGCGATAATGGATCTTTCAAAGATATCTTACCTCCAGCAACCTCCAACTCGTCATCTTCAGCCTCTTCTGGTAAAGGATGTTGTGGGTTCTGTAATATGAAGGTAACGTTTTTCAAATACTTATAAGCATCGTTGGTTGCGAGGACCGTTTGGAACGAGGTCTCTTGGTGATGGATGTCTCGATACTCTTCATACTCTTTCTTCACCAAGTCACCAAAGTGGACGTCATCGACTTGGTTCTGATAATATTCTAACGACTCAAGATTTAGTTCCACTTCCTGGCGTTGTTGCAGTCGTATTTTTATCTTGGACTCCTCTACAGATTTCTTCCATATACCTGATTCATGCTGTGACTTGAGCAATTCTTCCAATGTGGCTAGATTGTAGCTGAAGAACTTCGAGTCAAAGTCCATGTTGGTCAAGTTCTCATCATCTAACACGAACTTTAAATACTCTTGAGTTTgtgataaaatattatttatggATTCTTTTATTGTTTGATCAACTTTTGTTTGCAATCGAGCACATCTCTCGAAGTCTTTTACCAAATTTTGATTCAACGGGAAATATGGCGGCAAATCTATGCTTCCAGTTATTACTGGTTGATCTTGAGGCACATTGCTTTGCGACGTGCTTTCAGAATCCATGATAGAAtgataatttcttaattttttagTTACATTTTTTTCTGAAAAATCCATATCATACGCGCAAGACTTGATTTTTACTTTACTAGTTTAGTACCACTAATGGTAATTTACTGCTACTAATAGTAATCTACTAAATCTACACTTAAGTTTAATAAAATGATACCcaatttttatttgctacgcaaaacaaaaagtaactaataataatatatagaaaGAACTGAAATGacaatattttttatagGCTGAGGCACCTTGTCTTAAAAGACTTCACCTTGGTCAAACATAGCATCGGCGACCTTGATGAAACCAGTGATGTTAGCACCCTTTAATAAAGATGGTAAATTTTCTGCATCCTTTTCAGCAGAGTATTTAGCAGCATTAGCGTAACAGTTATCGAAACAAGTGTACATAATgttcttcaacttttcGTCGACTTCTTCAGCAGCCCAAGTAACTCTTTGAGAGTTTTGTGCCATTTCTAAACCAGAGACAGCAACACCACCACAGTTGGCAGCCTTACCTGGAGCGTACCATACAGCCTTAGATCTGTTGGCTTCAAAAACATCGATAGCTTCCTTGGTAGAACCCATATTGGAACCTTCAGCGATGAACTTACAGCCAGCTTCAACTAAAGCCTTTGCTTCTTCACCAGAAACTTCATTTTGAGTAGCAGATGGTAAAGCAACGTCAACTTGGCCACAGTGGGTCCATGGACGAACACCAGCAATGTATTGAACTTCGTTAGAGCCGGAGAAGAGCGATGCGGACTCCTTGGTAATTTCTTCCAAAGTCTTGAAGTGTATCTTAGCTGCAGCGATGGCCTTGATTTGATCTGGAGTAATACCAGTTTGGGAGATGATACAACCCTTAGAGTCGGATAAGGAAACAACGGTAGAACCTAACTCAATAACCTTTAAGGCGGCGTATTGAGCAACGTTACCTGAACCAGAGATGGCAACTCTCTTACCCTTGAAGGATTCCTTACCTCCAGTGGCCTTTTCAATCATCTTTTCAACGAAGTAGACAACACCGTAACCGGTAGCTTCAGGACGGATTAAAGAACCACCCCAGCTTAAACCCTTACCGGTCAAAATACCAGACCAGTTGTTTTGCATTTGCTTGTAAGCACCGAACATGTAACCAACTTCACGGCTACCAACACCAATATCACCAGCTGGAACATCGGTGTCACTGCCAATGTATCTGGCTAATTGTCTCATGAAAGCAACACAGAATCTTCTGATTTCAGAGTCGGTTCTACCCTTTGGGTTGAAGTCACAACCACCTTTACCACCACCCATGGATAAACCGGT
Proteins encoded:
- a CDS encoding DEHA2C17160p (similar to CA1455|IPF15081 Candida albicans); protein product: MSDNHGQPHPVDIPITDLDEADDVIFNQQLQEESSMTRDDDSAKSIDNLDYEFVDSFNRQDSLMARLASYFKPSKSNYLRNYEMLNADDTEIDEIRDRRSIQDGRQGRALRDYKIDLLYNRIKKSIAMGIATILILMIIAFCFSRANKDSLMNSKSNNKRVLSNSTNDFYPTTVVISLDGFHPHYINPLLTPTLHEMMLNDYGAPYMIPSFPSSTFPNHWTLVTGLYPSEHGIVGNTFFDPKLNKQFVNTNPKQGGLDPDFWQGGEPIWSTAFKQGVKSAIHMWPGSEVNGVGIGGGPLEVDRYNGSEVLSSKVYRVMNWLDKEDIELRPELILTYVPTIDQFGHKFGINGTELKKALTYVDDFVDLMQMELKKRNLNDIVNLIIVSDHGMAPTSNNRLIYLDDVIDLKMIEHVDGWPLFGLRPLPEYSIDDIQNEIMKNIEKIDPQLRDHYSILRTDGMPKEWQFGGKEIEHKFNYRLAPIWIIPDVGYVVTTKKQMEDSNFDYRPKGVHGYNNTELLMRALFLGSGPYFREKLPESHYNNKIKPFPNTEVYNLICDTLDLIPAPNNGTFPTDSVSTLLSTSNLLPYDWTDQLQYPNLPFEVDHVVQDATYDLLWKKPNREKPTTISISTNLRPYESLVSEESSLSSMDIEMIPKPTDLFDSEPTNSHEETAHDLWEEIDEKLEDIQDKIGESIEDTMEKVDDWIHKAIGNDKKADDK
- a CDS encoding DEHA2C17182p (weakly similar to uniprot|P38632 Saccharomyces cerevisiae YEL019c MMS21 DNA repair protein) encodes the protein MDFSEKNVTKKLRNYHSIMDSESTSQSNVPQDQPVITGSIDLPPYFPLNQNLVKDFERCARLQTKVDQTIKESINNILSQTQEYLKFVLDDENLTNMDFDSKFFSYNLATLEELLKSQHESGIWKKSVEESKIKIRSQQRQEVELNLESLEYYQNQVDDVHFGDLVKKEYEEYRDIHHQETSFQTVLATNDAYKYLKNVTFILQNPQHPLPEEAEDDELEVAGGKISLKDPLSLNYFHTPLVSKKCGHIFEEDTITDYLSNHNKCPVDGCGAVLTRNDLKPDDIMTLRVKVYLLQNKTKRPQANVDRL
- a CDS encoding DEHA2C17204p (uniprot|Q9HGS2 Debaryomyces hansenii GDH1 NADP-dependent glutamate dehydrogenase), giving the protein MVLPHEPEFQQAYNELVSALEDSTLFTEKPEYKKVIPVVSVPERIIQFRVAWENDNGDVEVNNGYRVQFNSALGPFKGGLRFHPSVNLSILKFLGFEQIFKNALTGLSMGGGKGGCDFNPKGRTDSEIRRFCVAFMRQLARYIGSDTDVPAGDIGVGSREVGYMFGAYKQMQNNWSGILTGKGLSWGGSLIRPEATGYGVVYFVEKMIEKATGGKESFKGKRVAISGSGNVAQYAALKVIELGSTVVSLSDSKGCIISQTGITPDQIKAIAAAKIHFKTLEEITKESASLFSGSNEVQYIAGVRPWTHCGQVDVALPSATQNEVSGEEAKALVEAGCKFIAEGSNMGSTKEAIDVFEANRSKAVWYAPGKAANCGGVAVSGLEMAQNSQRVTWAAEEVDEKLKNIMYTCFDNCYANAAKYSAEKDAENLPSLLKGANITGFIKVADAMFDQGEVF